One genomic window of Glycine soja cultivar W05 chromosome 9, ASM419377v2, whole genome shotgun sequence includes the following:
- the LOC114368014 gene encoding berberine bridge enzyme-like 21 codes for MATKPRLAYLPAIFVLLLVVFTSVTAQSPGPESSSLHDTFLQCLTKYTKNSSSQLSNIVFANTNPKFPTVLQNYIRNARFNTSSTPKPSLIVTPQKESHVQATVICAKSVNIQLKIRSGGHDYEGISYISDEPFIILDMFNFRRITVDIKNEVAVVQAGATLGEVYYRIWKKSKVHGFPAGVCPTVGVGGHFSGGGYGNMLRKYGLSVDNVIDAQIVDVKGNLLNRKTMGEDLFWAIRGGGGASFGVILSYTIKLVPVPETVTVFRVEKTLETNVTATDLVVQWQKVAPNTDDRLFMRLLLQPVSSKVVKGTITVRASVVALFLGGANEVVSILAKQFPLLGLKKENCTEVSWINSVLWWNDNNSLKNGVKPEALLDRNLNSAGFLKRKSDYVQNAISRDGLEWLFKRMIELGKTGLVFNPYGGKMSEIPSDATPFPHRKGNLYKIQYSVNWDDRSPGAALNFTNQAKRLFSYMTPFVSKNPRSAFLNYRDLDIGVNSFGENSFQEGVVYGTKYFNDNFQRLVKIKTIVDPENFFRNEQSIPVLRGKA; via the coding sequence ATGGCAACAAAACCTCGTTTGGCTTATCTCCCTgccatttttgttcttcttctagTTGTCTTCACTTCTGTGACGGCACAATCCCCAGGGCCAGAATCTTCATCACTCCACGACACCTTCCTTCAATGCCTCACCAAATACACAAAAAACTCCTCATCTCAACTCTCCAACATAGTCTTCGCTAACACCAACCCCAAGTTCCCCACTGTCCTCCAAAACTACATCCGAAACGCGCGTTTCAACACCTCCTCCACCCCAAAGCCTTCACTCATCGTCACTCCCCAGAAAGAATCACACGTCCAAGCCACTGTAATCTGCGCCAAAAGCGTTAACATTCAACTCAAAATCAGAAGCGGAGGTCATGACTACGAGGGCATCTCGTACATCTCCGACGAACCCTTCATCATCCTCGACATGTTCAACTTTCGCAGAATCACGGTGGACATAAAAAACGAGGTTGCAGTGGTCCAAGCTGGAGCAACACTCGGAGAAGTTTATTACAGAATATGGAAAAAGAGTAAAGTTCATGGATTTCCAGCAGGGGTGTGTCCCACTGTTGGCGTCGGTGGCCATTTCAGCGGTGGAGGGTACGGTAACATGCTGAGAAAATATGGCTTATCTGTTGATAATGTTATTGACGCTCAAATTGTTGATGTGAAAGGAAATCTTCTAAACAGAAAAACAATGGGAGAAGATCTCTTCTGGGCTATTAGAGGAGGTGGAGGAGCCAGTTTTGGTGTCATATTATCATACACTATTAAACTCGTTCCTGTGCCGGAAACGGTTACCGTTTTCCGCGTTGAGAAGACTCTTGAAACGAATGTCACTGCCACTGATCTTGTTGTGCAGTGGCAGAAAGTGGCGCCAAATACTGATGATAGGCTTTTCATGAGGCTGTTATTGCAGCCTGTGAGTTCCAAGGTTGTGAAGGGAACAATAACTGTTAGAGCCTCGGTTGTGGCTTTGTTCCTCGGAGGGGCTAATGAGGTTGTGTCGATTTTGGCTAAACAATTTCCGCTTCTAGGATTAAAAAAGGAGAATTGCACTGAGGTGAGTTGGATTAATTCTGTTCTGTGGTGGAACGACAACAATAGTTTGAAGAATGGTGTCAAACCTGAAGCCTTATTGGATAGGAATTTAAACTCTGCGGGTTTTCTCAAAAGAAAATCTGATTACGTTCAGAATGCCATTTCCAGAGATGGGTTGGAGTGGCTATTTAAAAGAATGATTGAGTTGGGAAAAACGGGGCTTGTTTTCAACCCTTATGGAGGAAAAATGTCTGAGATTCCTTCTGATGCGACGCCGTTTCCTCACCGAAAAGGGAACTTGTATAAGATTCAGTATTCTGTGAACTGGGATGATCGATCACCTGGTGCTGCTCTAAATTTCACAAACCAGGCTAAGAGGTTGTTCAGTTACATGACCCCTTTTGTGTCCAAGAATCCCAGAAGTGCGTTTTTGAATTATAGAGACCTTGATATTGGGGTTAACAGCTTTGGTGAGAATAGCTTTCAGGAAGGGGTGGTTTATGGGACCAAGTACTTCAATGACAATTTTCAGAGGCTTGTGAAGATTAAGACCATTGTTGATCCGGAAAACTTTTTCAGGAATGAACAGAGTATCCCTGTTCTTCGTGGCAAAGCATAG